Within Acanthochromis polyacanthus isolate Apoly-LR-REF ecotype Palm Island chromosome 3, KAUST_Apoly_ChrSc, whole genome shotgun sequence, the genomic segment ccaaggaatgcagtggagttatgtgatgatcggtgttggtctgtctgtctgttagcaacattactatAAAAAAGGATTAACATTGGGGTTATGTAGTTAAATTCTCTGTCAATCGGAATTTCTCAACAAAGACACCATGAAGAATGAACCTAAAGGGCTTCAGGTTAGTTCATCCTTTCCACATCCTTTTGTACAGGCCAGTAAATGGATGTTATGAGAACGGTTATATTTCCCCTCATATTAAAGGCAGATAAACACACTGAGCTACAGGTTATATAGTAATACATTTTGGGCTACACACAGATTTGAGTAGGTGGCAAAATTTACTCGTACATTGTAGACATGAAACTCACGTGGTTGCAGATAAGGACAGCATGAACTGGCCTTTATGTAGTATCAGTACATAGCAGTAAGAGTGGAAACAGGTGATTGATGCTGTGATAAATGGTTGTCATTTAACTCTAATCTCTGGGCAAGATCAGTGTTTCTGTGGAAAACTATTTGATTGACAGATTTAGGTTAGGTTGTGTGACTAAATGCATGAATGTACAGTAATACCACCCCACTTTTGGTACACCATACTTTGACTGGTTTGTGGGAGTGGATGTACAGTTGTGATACCTACCAGGCGCAATGATCAAATCTAAGGAGGAGTTATGGTGCCCCCTGCTGTTTCTGACTTCACAGTAATATTTCCCACTGTGCTTTGATGTGGCATTAATGATGCTGAAATTCTGTCCTGATGCTTTTGGTGAGTCTTCATTCTCCTTGTACCAGGTGTAGTTAGCTGCTGGGTTagcatcactgctgcaggtcAGAGTCACTGAACTTCCCTCCATTATCTCACCAGATGGGCTCACTGACACAGAGGGAAGCTTTGGAGCATCTGGAGGACAATATAGTTGTTCATATTTGTAGACTCAACATGGAAGGACATCCACAGAAATACAGTGTGTTTGCTTACTGTGTGTCTCTGTAGAAGTGTTATACAACATACGCCATCTTACATCACTGCCATTATATTCATTGGGAAGAATCACACTCATTTTAttgctccgccaaggaatggCAGAGGTGTGTGACGATaggtgttgttttgtctttctgtctgttagcaacattattaaaaaaggactaaaggatttggatgaaattttcagagaaggtcagaaatgaaacaaggatcaagtgattagattctggcagcgatgcagcttatagtctgaattcacagatttgttaaagattgctgtctcattgcgagatagcggcatggcgtcactgtaaccatgacaacaagtgaacactacgtcagctgcctgctgatgatcacatgattctACTActacttatcgggacttatccgatGGAAACGAGACGCCTGAGCAGCACTGACGGAGTGCtgcattctctgagtgcttttcttgttctattTATTTGATGACGTATCATTTCCTTATGACCAGCGGGTTTGCACACTGATACAAAATTGAAGCTACTGCGATCAATGAGGAAGGCCTATGTTGGTCCTAATGTGTTACATTgtgacatgtaaaataaagacaattcagatttgcaccaaaccaaatattgtgttttagatctgtttttttttgttttttggagacGACTTGCAGTTTTTGAGGCCACAGACTGTAGATAAGAGATTATCAAACCTTCAGAACATAATCATTCAGCAATGTGCTTCCAACCGGCACCATTATTTCTAATGACCAACAATCTGTCCACATACAGTTGGTTGAAAATACATGAGCTGCAAATGTGACCATGGTTCTTACTCCCTCAGTTATAAATAACTCTACACCATGTAAACAAGTCTAGTATTCAACTCGACAATTTATTTGCAAATTTGCATGTAACGCATTAGCAAACTTGATAATATGAACTAGTTGGAGATTttccaataaaacacatttacttgAATCAAGTGAATTTTATTTCTTCAACCGAGATTGTGTAGCTTTTACAAATAACACCTGAGCttgaaaaaatgcatgaaaagtaaaatgaaccttgtttcttttaaaatacaactcaaaacgagataatttcaagattgtttgactgaaCAAGATATTTATGATGCATTGTCTTtcaacaagtccctccatcttcctgaaatgtcacttgttcagtaaattcatcttaaatcaagtgggatgagacattctgactaaaaaaAAGTTCTTGCAGTGTAGATTCAATCTGTTATTTTCAAATTAGCTGCTGTACTCACATTTCACATCAATACCAAAGTCTTCAGATGTCCTCTTGCCCAGCACATTCTCCACTGTACAGCAATAGAGTCCAGAGTCTGAGGACTGGATGGAGCTGAAGATAAGCTGTGACTCATTACTGAGAGATTGAAGGGCTGGATTTCCATTCCTCTTGTACCAGGTGTAATTAGCTGCTGGGTTAGCATTACTGCTGCAGGTCAGAGTCACTGAACTTCCCTCCATTATCTCAGCAGATGGACTCACTGACACAGAGGGAAGCTTTGGAGCATCTGGAGGAGatttggacagacagacaacacaatataactgaaaattaaacatgaaatataTGAATTACATCCACTTCTGCTGTTGTGGCagtacttttgtttttcagatttaCCACTATGAAGCTGAGGACCATTTGTCTGTCATGAATAAATCTTCTAAATTGTTTCATTAACTCCAACTGAGTGCAGCGAGCTGTCAGgctgaaaataacagaaatcttTGAGCAGAAACATAATTGAGAAGCAAGAACATGCAACgttctgtatgtgtgtctgtgtaacTGGATTATATTTGAAAATGTTGTAGAACAAAATGTATTCAAATATTGCTTTTCTTACAATGGTTTTACTGATAACAGTTCAActctaatttaaataaatactatTTATAcaataccgttcaaaagtttagagtcacttagaaatgtccttatttttgaaagaaggctgtttttgttaatgaagataacattcaatgaaacagaaacacagtctagacattgttaatgtggtaaatgaatattgtagctggaaaagactgatttttaatggaatatctccataggggtacagaggaacatttccagcaaccatcactcctgtgttctaatgctacattgtgttagctaatggtgttgaaaggctaactgatgattagaaaacccttgtgcagttatgttaagacataaataaaagcgtgacttttcatggaaaacatgaaattgtccggatgaccccaaactttaaaatggtaaTGTATGTCTATATTAAGCTCTACAAACCTTCAGGGTGGTTCCATCTGGAATTATAATTGCACTGTAATGTTGgtatgaatgtgtattttaCTTTTTCGGTGCATGATGAAGTGAACTTACACACTGCAGGAGATCTGTGTTGCTCGTGTGATTTCAGAGCACAAGAGATTCTGTCTCCAAGATAAAACCAGTCTTCAAAAGAAAATGTCACCACATCCATTTTCTGTCCATTCTTAAACCAGACGTAGGAATGACCAGATGGAGTGCAGCTGCTGAGACACTTCAGCTGTAAACGAGTGTCACTCTGAGAGTCTGATATTCTGGTCACATGAACCTGGAGAGCTGGATGTGATACAAAGGAACCAAACTTAGTATCTTAGCTTTGCATCATAATAAACATGTTCAGTGTTGTGGTTAAATGTACCAAACTGGTGTatttacatgtgtttgtgtttgtcattaCCTGTGACAGTCAGAGTTGTTCCATGTAAATCACTGCCCCATTCATCCAAAGATGTTTTGAATTTGAAGCGATATTCAGCAGAATCAGTTTCTCTCAGGTCTCTGATTGTCAGTCTGGAGCCTCTGCTCCATGTATCAACCTGAACTCGACTTACATACTGGGAGTCTTTGCTGATGTCCTCAGGTTTAGAGGAATTCAACCACCGATGACTTTGTTGAGGACTAAACCAAAATGATGATGTGGTAGATTCATAACTTTGATAAGTGCAATAAATGACCACTGTTGATCCTCTGACAGCACAGATTCTTCTGTCATTGTAGTTCACTTTGTTGCAGGATTGACCACGGACAcctgaaagatttttttcaatattgtCAAGAAAACTGTAGTTTTCACTGCAGTACTTCACAACTGTTGTGACCTCTGACctatgggtcattccatatcacATAGACAAAGATGGTTGCACCACCATCTcagattgtcttcatttttagtTATCTGCAGAAGGATAAAAATGATTGAGAAACCCAAAGTTACAGCCTCACAGGCCCActggttttcattttacagcctgTTGAAGAGGAGGGtccttaatttttaaaatccgtcattttttgatgatttcaaacCCTAAAAATTCAGGAAGTACTCAATATATCTTCCTCAAATTTTAAAGTTCTGATGTATAAAATAAAGTGGTCAGACAAGTGTTATGATGAAAATCTGTTGAGGCACAACCATATAAAAAGTGCATAAGATTACAATAAGctccaaaatgaaatgcatttattaaGTACTTAACATTACTCTGCTGGGTCAGGATAGGTCAGATTTTGTTGTATGGGTCATAAGCAATTCTTTGATACATTTAAGGGACACTAAATGTGCCTAGGGAGGGCTAGGGAAGCTGTCAATCACAGGTCGTTCGCCAAAATTCACCATATTTAGGCTGAAATTACTCCATGTGGACAAGGtggcacatttttgaaattttgtagGTTTCAAGATATACATGAAACCTTGtagaaaaagataaaatgaaCTTTGGTTCTTGCTGTATTCATTCTCCACAGCTTATACCAATAAggatgtttttctctttcaggtGGTGCTGGAAACATAGTGAACAAATCATATATGCTCTTATGTTTTAGTTAGTGAACCAGGTGACACTACAGAATCCACAGCTGAGTCAGAAGACATATCCCCTGGGCAGTACGGAGCATGTCTATATGATGGCCAGTGGTGGCTTGGCAATGTCAAGTCACATTCCTCAGAGCATGATGATTTTGAAGTACAATTTTTGCACCCGCATGGACCAGTCAAGTCCTTTTACTGGCCGAAACATACGGATGAGTGCTGGGTGCCCAAAGAACATATCCTGTGTGTTGTCCCAGTGCATGATGCAGTTGGTTTAGGGAGGCGTTATAGGTTTCCTGATGCAAGCATTTTGAAGAGAGTTGAGGACTTGTGGAGATCaaagtcaaaaatgttgtcTAAATAACTTCCATGTCTCTAATATGTTTAAATTAGTGACATTTGATTGTCTAGGTTGTGTTTAGGTTGTAAGTTGTAAGAAACCACCAGCGAGTCAAAAATGTTTCTCCCTGTAcactttgtgcctcattttcaaGATGTTGACAAGCAGAACCAAagttcttttgtagttttttttaaagttaagataaaaatttaaaatttttctgTCTGAAACTTGTACAACCTTGTCCACAATCTGAAATTTTAGTtcaaaaatagtcattttttgCTAACGACCACTGTTTGAGACATTATTGCAAGGTTGTGAATAACATTTTCAGTACTAGTCATGCTTTGATACTTACTTTATGTTGTATTCTACCAAACTGAACCATTTTTGAGGACCAAATGATCTCTCTTGACCAGGAAATGCCAATATGAAAACCTCATCTGAAGATTTCTTTCACATATTGAGAGGTCTGGTAAATATAGGAGACATATACCTTGCTTGAAGCTCAAAATATTATGtactatatacatatatttagtcctgaaaatttcaagcagATATCTTGAGAGGTTCCTGAGATATAAAgttgtgaaaactgaaaaaaatttcAGACGGAAACTTAAAAACATGACCCTTGCCCCTTTGTGGGCCTGTAGAACCATGAGGATTGGGTTTAGGACCTCAAAATTTTGGCTTTCCCAATGAAATGTACCAAAGAATGGTacaaaaaatatgaagcaaTTTTGAGGTGGTGGGTGCACCCACTTTTCTGGATTCTTGTCAATTTGGCATGGAATGACCCCCATGTAAAAGATATATGAGGgagttagaagcagagtggtccaACCCACAACtgagttttatatcatttctgtaatatttatgGTCTAGACTTTAGCAGTAAAGTGGTccaacccacaacccaaatacagCGTTACAGTGGAATGTTAGATCattcctgaaaacacaaaactttgaatccattttttgtcaaaaactgcagaaagatggttagaccactctgcttccaaaccctccATGTGAAGTCATTGAACAGCACATGaactaaaatgttgaaaaaattgtgAGTTGAAAATTATGGAGTAAAAAACTCACAGACTGAAGCTGAAGGGAAATCCTCAAATCCTCTTAGAGCACAAGAAAAGCTGTCTCTGTACTGAAAGTCTACTGAATGAGAACGTGTTGCTATCCCAGTATCACGTCCATTTTTGTACCAGACATAGGTAGAATGATCAGGTAAAAGACAGTCACTGTGACATGTCAGTGTTTTCCAGCTGGAAGATGAGTTTGGCACATTTACACGCAGatctgtaaagaaaaaacaggaagagtttttatgaaaaaaaatatcaacacaGACATGCAAATGCATAAGAAATTTATGTCGTCATTTTGCAGATGCTGGAAATAATTGACATATCAACCTGTGACAGATAAAGTGACTCCAGTTGGACTACTATAAAGTCCTCCAAGTGGGTTTGTTATGAACCTGATCCTGTAAACAGCTGAGTCGCTCTCTCTCAGGTCTCTGATTCTCAGAGTGCATCTCTTCCCATCACATCTGTACTCCACTCGATCTGCGTCGGCTTCATCTGTTGTCAGATCCACAGAGTCTTTAATGAACCAGAATGTTTTCTGAACTGTGAGATAATAGCCATCCATGtaggttgtttgtttgtaattgCAGCTCATTTCCACTGTTGATCCTTTTACAGCACAGATCTGAGTAGAAGTGAAAGTCACTCCCCAGTCATCCTGACCCTGTACCACTGTAACACAGAGCACATCAGAAACCAGGATCAGATTCACATATAAACATCAGACAGAATATGACCATAAAACTTCTGCTCTGTGCTTTTTGGTCTTAGCTTCTGTGTTTgttataaatatttttcaaacagctgatataaaaatacaacagttttCTTCAGGACTGATAAAGttatatcttatcttatctcatcatCTAATCGTGTCTcatttcatctcatcttatctcatcttaaaTACTCTAAATATCAAGTTTCTAAGTCATTTTTGGTTCATTCCAAAGCAAGAGGAAAAATCTACAACTAAATGAGAACATAGAATGTGAACAAACCACTGAAGTACTTTAATActtgatttaaataaataaaaaaataaaagtttgtgcATCAAAGGAGAAGTGTGTGCTTTATAATAATAGATCTGCTCTGTTGACTTCCTTGCTGTTGTCAGGCTGCAGCAGAACATGAGTGGAAACTGTGATGAAAACCACAGATGTGATTAAACTGTGGGTTTGGTCATTATTTCCGTCAAATGAATGTGTTCTCAGAGCTTTGAAATGCTGAAGCATCCAGAAAGAGACATTACAGGTGTTCTCAGGAATGAGGTTAAGGTCACATTTTAATCATGAAATCAATTTAGCAAGAGATATTGTGATCATTAAAGAGAAATTCAACAAGCCTTCAAATTTAAGGAGCAGAAACCATGAAATGTTGACATCATGCATCAAAatacactcaaaaatataaacgcaacacttttgtttttgctcccattctTTATgaaatgaactcaaagatctaaaacttttcccacatacacaatatcaccatttctct encodes:
- the LOC127533319 gene encoding B-cell receptor CD22-like, which encodes MRTIKVSVVQGQDDWGVTFTSTQICAVKGSTVEMSCNYKQTTYMDGYYLTVQKTFWFIKDSVDLTTDEADADRVEYRCDGKRCTLRIRDLRESDSAVYRIRFITNPLGGLYSSPTGVTLSVTDLRVNVPNSSSSWKTLTCHSDCLLPDHSTYVWYKNGRDTGIATRSHSVDFQYRDSFSCALRGFEDFPSASVYAPKLPSVSVSPSAEIMEGSSVTLTCSSNANPAANYTWYKRNGNPALQSLSNESQLIFSSIQSSDSGLYCCTVENVLGKRTSEDFGIDVKYAPKLPSVSVSPSGEIMEGSSVTLTCSSDANPAANYTWYKENEDSPKASGQNFSIINATSKHSGKYYCEVRNSRGHHNSSLDLIIAPGR